The Streptomyces capitiformicae genome contains the following window.
GTACGCGCTGGACAACAAGAAGTCGGTCCGGAAGGTCCTGGACGAGGCCGGTGTCACCCTGAAGCGCTTCACGCGCATCAAGGTCGGCATCTGAGTCCGTTGCACGACCGGCACCCGGCCCCGATAGGGTCGAGTGCAGTCGTTCGCGTATCCCGCCACGTGCGCGCGTGACGCGTGACGGACGACAGCAGATCTGACGAGGAGGCCATTGCCGAGCATGGGTTGCGAACACCACCCCACCGGCAATGGCCTTCTTCGTATGTGCGACACGTAAAGAGGCGAGATCTCCATGACCACCAAGCCCGAGAAGAGCGACGACGGCAAAGTACGCGGCCGGTATCTGCTGAAGCTGTCCGGAGAGGCGTTCTCCGGGGGCGGTGGCCTCGGCGTCGACCCTGACGTGGTGCACGCCATCGCCCGGGAGATCGCGGCCGTCGTACGCGACGGAGCAGAGATCGCGGTCGTCATCGGCGGCGGCAACTTCTTCCGCGGCGCCGAACTCCAGCAGCGCGGCATGGACCGGGCCCGCTCCGACTACATGGGCATGCTCGGCACGGTCATGAACTGCCTCGCCCTCCAGGACTTCCTGGAGAAGGAGGGCATCGACAGCCGGGTCCAGACCGCCATCACCATGGGCCAGGTCGCCGAGCCGTACATCCCGCTACGCGCCGTGCGCCACCTCCAGAAGGGCCGCGTGGTCATCTTCGGCGCCGGTATGGGCATGCCGTACTTCTCCACCGACACCACCGCCGCCCAGCGCGCCCTGGAGATCGACGCCGAGGCGCTGCTGATGGGCAAGAACGGCGTGGACGGGGTCTACGACTCCGACCCCAAGACCAACCCGGACGCGGTCAAGTTCGACTCCCTCGGCTATGGCGAGGTCATCACCCGCGAGCTGAAGGTCGCCGACGCCACCGCCATCACGCTCTGCCGTGACAACAAGCTCCCGATCCTCGTGTTCGAGCTTCTCAAGGAGGGCAATATCGCGCGGGCCGTCAAGGGTGAGAAGATCGGCACTCTCGTGGGTGATCAGGGAAGCCGGGCCTGACCGGGTCCTTCCCTGCCCGGGGGACGGAGCCTGACCGGGGGATGGACAATGTCCTGCCGGTCGGGAACCGTGCAGGAATAAGACGCGACGCAGCCGGCCGCCGACGTGACCAATGAACAGCAGCCGGGCCTACTCAAGACACGCAGGAGCAAGTGGTGATCGAAGAGACCCTCCTCGAGGCCGAGGAGAAGATGGAGAAGGCCGTCGTGGTCGCCAAGGATGACTTCGCCGCGATCCGCACCGGCCGTGCGCACCCGGCGATGTTCAACAAGATCGTGGCCGACTACTACGGTGCGCTGACGCCGATCAACCAGCTGGCCTCGTTCTCGGTGCCGGAGCCGCGCATGGCCGTGGTGACCCCGTTCGACAAGACCGCGCTGCGCAACATCGAGCAGGCGATCCGTGACTCCGACCTCGGCGTCAACCCGAGCAACGACGGCAACATCATCCGGGTGGTGTTCCCCGAACTCACCGAGGAGCGCCGCCGTGACTACATCAAGGTCGCCAAGACCAAGGGCGAGGACGCCAAGGTCTCGATCCGTTCCGTACGCCGCAAGGCCAAGGACGCCATCGACAAGCTCGTCAAGGACGGCGAGGTCGGCGAGGACGAGGGCCGCCGTGCGGAGAAGGAGCTCGACGACACCACCGCGAAGTACGTCGCCCAGGTGGACGAGCTGCTCAAGCACAAGGAAGCGGAGCTCCTCGAGGTCTGATGAACGACTCATCCTGGGGAGCGCCGCCACAAGCCGGGTACTGGGCGCCGACCGACCGGGGGCCTGTACAGGCGCATGCCCCGGCGGGTCCCGCGTACGATGCGCCTGAGGCTCGGCATCCGATGCAGACTCAGCCCATGCCCATCGTGCCCGACGTACCCGCGCATGGCGGGAACCAGGACGACGACCGGGGGGCCGCTCGGCCGGCCGGCCCCCTGTTCCGCGACGAGACGCCGTCGGCGCATCCCTACGGGGAGTTGCCGCAGAAGTCGGAGCCCATGCACGACGCACCTCAGCCCACCCCGCAGAAGAAGAGCGCGGGCCGTGATCTGAGCGCCGCCATAGGGGTGGGCGTCGGGCTCGGCGCGGTCATCGTCGCTTCGCTGTTCATCGTCAAGGCCGTCTTCGTCGGCGTCATAGCGGTCGCCGTGGTGGTCGGGCTGTGGGAGCTCACCTCACGGCTGCAGGAGCGCAAGGGCATCAAGGCGCCCCTCGTGCCGCTCGCGGTCGGCGGCGCCGCGATGGTCGTCGCCGGGTATGTACGCGGGCCGGAGGGCGCCTGGGTGGCCATGGCGCTCACCGCGCTCGCCGTCCTCCTCTGGCGTATGACGGAACCGCCGGAGAACTATCTCAAGGACGTCACCGCGGGGGTCTTCGCGGCCTTCTACGTGCCGTTCCTGGCGACGTTCGTCGCCCTGATGCTCACCGCCGACGACGGACCGCAGCGGGTCCTCGTGTTCCTGGTGCTGACCGTCGTCAGTGACACGGGCGCGTACGCCGTCGGCTGGCGCTTCGGTACGCACAAGCTCGCCCCGCGCATCAGCCCCGGCAAGACCCGGGAGGGCCTGCTCGGCGCCATCGCCTTCGCCATGGTCGCGGGCGCGCTGCTCATGCAGTTCGTGATCCACGACGGCACCTGGTGGCAGGGCCTGCTCCTCGGCTTCGCCGTCGCCGCCAGCGCCACACTGGGCGACCTCGGAGAGTCCATGATCAAACGGGACCTCGGCATCAAGGACATGGGCACCTTGCTGCCTGGGCACGGCGGCATCATGGACCGGCTGGACTCGCTGCTGCCTACGGCGCCGGTGGTGTGGTTGCTGCTGGTGCTGTTCGTGGGCTCGGGTTGACGGTCTCGTACTACGCGATGTGAGTGAGCCCCCGTCCTTTTCCGGGCGGGGGCTTCGTGCCGTGGACCCACGGGTGGTCCGGTGGGACGATTCTCGTGGAGACCCTTGCAGGGGGGATCGCCCTGAAAGGGGGCGGGCTTTATGTCCGACTTCCGTGAATCGATCGACATCGACTGCCGCCCGGAGGATGCCTGGGCGTACATCACCGAGTTCTCCCACCTCCCCGAATGGCAGGAGAGCGCGGTCTCGACGGAGCAGCTCGACGCCGAGCCGGTCGGTGTCGGCTCCCGGCTGCGCATCACCCGGCACATCGGCCGCCGGGACATCCCGATGACCATGCAGCTCACCGAGTACGAGCCGCCCCGGGTCTGGGGCATGCAAGGCATCGACGGCCCCGTCCGCGGACATGTGCACGGCGAGATCACCCCGCTCGACGAAGGCCGCCGCTCCCGCGTGACCATCGAGGTCGGCTTCGACGGCAAGGGCATCGGCAAGGCCCTCGTCCCCCTCGTCGTCCGCCCCCAGATCCGCAAGGAACTGCCGCGCAACGAACAGCACCTCAAGGACAGGCTGGAGCACCCTGTCCCATAGTCCTACCGGAGGGGCAGGGCCGTGGCCGCAGGTCGCCGCGAACGATCTGCGACACTGGTACGGCCATGCCTAAGCCCGGAGAACTCACTTTCGTCGCCCCCCGCGGAGCCAAGAAGCCGCCGCGGCATCTTGCCGATCTCTCGCCTGCGGAGCGTAAGGACGCTGTTGCCGCGATCGGCGAGAAGCCGTTTCGTGCCAAGCAGCTCTCGCAGCACTACTTCGCGCGGTACGCGCACGCCCCGGAGCAGTGGACCGACATCCCCGCGGGTGCGCGCACGAAGCTCCAGGAGGCGCTGCTTCCGGAGCTGATGACGGTCGTACGGCATCTGTCGACCGACCAGGAGACCACCCGCAAGACGCTGTGGCGGCTGTTCGACGGGACGCTCGTCGAGTCGGTGCTGATGCGGTACCCGGACCGGGTCACCATGTGCATCAGCTCGCAGGCGGGGTGCGGAATGAACTGCCCGTTCTGTGCCACCGGGCAGGCCGGGCTCGATCGGAATCTGTCCACCGCCGAGATCGTCCATCAGATCGTCGACGGGATGCGGGCGCTCCGGGACGGGGAGATTCCCGGTGGGCCCGCGCGGCTTTCCAACATCGTCTTCATGGGGATGGGGGAGCCGCTCGCCAATTACAACCGGGTCGTCGGGGCGATTCGGCGGCTCACCGATCCTGAGCCTGACGGGCTCGGGCTCTCGCAGCGTGGGATCACCGTGTCCACGGTCGGGCTCGTGCCGGCCATCCACCGGTTCGCCGACGAGGGCTTCAAGTGCCGGCTCGCGATCTCGCTGCACGCGCCGGACGACGAGCTGCGTGACACCCTCGTACCGGTGAACACGCGGTGGAAGGTGCGCGAGGTGCTGGATGCCGGGTGGGAGTACGCGGCCAAGTCCGGGCGGCGGCTGTCCATCGAGTACGCGCTGATCCGGGACATCAACGACCAGGCGTGGCGCGGTGACCGGCTCGGGCGACTGCTCAAGAGCAAGCCTGTGCACGTCAATCTCATTCCGCTGAACCCGACCCCTGGCTCGAAGTGGACCGCCTCGCGGCCGGAGGACGAGAAGGCGTTCGTGGAGGCCATCGCCGCCCACGGGGTGACGGTGACCGTCCGGGACACCCGCGGGCAGGAGATCGACGGGGCGTGCGGCCAGCTGGCGGCCACGGAGAGGTAACCGAGGAGCGGCCGAGAAGTAGTAGGGATTCGGCCACGGGGTACTCTGACCTCCGTACACATCTTCATATTCCGACAGGGGAGCGCCACAGCGCTGAGAGTGCGGCGACCGGGCCGCAGACCCTCTGAACCTCGCCCAGGTCATTCTGGGTAGGAAGTTCGGTCATCACTCAAGCTGTTGCGCCCTGCCCGGGAAACCTCCGCGGAGTCGGTCCCGGGCAGGGCCGCGTCTCTTCCTGGTCACCCCAGGAGGAATTCAGTGAGCATCAGGACGTTCGTCGCCGCGGCCGTAGGCCTCGGGCTCGTCACGCTGTCCGCATGCGGTTCGTCGTCCGACGACACCGGGTCGGGCGGCGGCGGTTCCAAGACGGTCACGGTCGTCAGCCATGGCTCTTTCTCCTACTCCAAGGCCGTCATGACGGCGTTCGAGAAGGAGTCCGGCTACAAGGTCAAGGTCCTCGAGAGCGGCGACGCGGGCCAGGCCGTCAACCAGGCGATCCTGACCAAGGACAATCCGCAGGGCGACGTCTTCTTCGGTGTCGACAACACGCTGCTCTCCCGGGCCCTCGACAACGGCCTCTTCCAGCCGTACGAGGCGAAGGGGCTCGACAAGGTCGGCGCCGAGTACCAGCTCGACAAGGACGAGCACCGGGTCACGCCCGTCGACTACGGCGACATCTGCGTCAACTACGACAAGGCCTACTTCAGCAAGAACAAGATCGAGCCGCCGCAGAACTTCGACGATCTGATCAAGCCCGAGTACAAGAACCTGCTGGTCACCGAGAACGCCTCCACCTCCTCCCCGGGGCTCGGATTCGTCCTCGGTACCGCCGCGCAGTACGGCGACGACGGGTGGGAGAACTACTGGGAGAAGCTCAAGGCCAATGGGGTGAAGGTCGTCGACGGCTGGGAGCAGGCCTACCGCCAGGAGTTCTCCGGGTCCACCGACGGCAAGAAGGCCGGTGGCGATCGGCCGCTCGTCGTCTCGTACGCCTCCTCGCCGCCCGCCGAGGTCATCTACGCCGACCCGCGCCCGAAGGCGGCGCCCACCGGGGTCGCGACCGGCACCTGCTTCCGGCAGATCGAGTTCGCGGGGCTGCTGAGCAACGCGAGGAACGCCGAGGGTGGCAAGGCGTTCATCGACTTCCTGATCTCGAAGGAGTTCCAGGAGGACATGCCGCTCAACATGTTCGTGTACCCAGTGGTCGAAGGGGCGTCCGTGCCCGCCGAGTTCACCGAGTACGGGCCGGCGGCGAAGGACCCCGAGACCATGGCGCCTCAGAAGATCGCCGAGAACCGTGACCAGTGGGTCAAGTCGTGGAACTCGCTCGTACTGAAGTAGGCAGGCCCCCCTTGCGGGGGCCCCGTACGGGGAGCGCGGCGCGGCTCGGGCTCATGGTGCTGCCCGTCGCGTTCTTCGGGGTGTTCTTCGCCTATCCCGTCGCCTCGATCGTCGAGCGGGGGCTGCACGTCGACGGCGCCTGGCAGTTCGGGCGGATCGGGGAGGTGTTGGGGGATGCCGGGATCCGGCATGTGCTGTGGTTCACCACCTGGCAGGCGCTCGTCTCGACCGCGCTCACGCTGCTGATCGCGCTCCCCGGCGCGTATGTCTTCGCGCGCTTCGATTTCAGAGGCAAGGAGATCCTGCGGGCGGTCGTCACCGTGCCGTTCGTGCTGCCGACCGTGGTCGTCGGTACGGCCTTCCTGGCGCTGGTCGGGAGGGGTGGGCTGTTCGACGAGCTGTGGGGCGTACGGCTGGACACGACGGTGTGGGCGATTCTCCTCGCGCATGTCTTCTTCAACTACGCGGTCGTCGTGCGGACCGTCGGCGGGCTGTGGGCACAGCTCGACCCCCGGCAGGAGGAGGCCGCCCGGATGCTCGGGGCGTCCCGGTCGCGGGCCTGGCGGACGGTGACGCTGCCCGCGCTCGCGCCCGCCGTGGCCGCCGCCGCGCTGATGGTGTTCCTCTTCACCTTCACCTCGTTCGGTGTGGTGCAGATCCTCGGTGGGCCGACCTTCTCGACACTCGAAGTGGAGATCTACCGGCAGACCTCGGAGATCTTCGATCTGGCGACGGCAGCCGTGCTGACGCTCGTGCAGTTCGTCGCGGTCGGGCTGATCCTCGTCGTGCACGCCTGGACCGTACGGCGGCGGGAGACCGCGCTGCGGCTGGTGGACGCCTCGCTCACGGCGCGCCGGCCGCGCGGGGCGGGGCAGTGGGCGCTGCTGGCCGGGGTTCTGCTCACTGTCGTCGTGCTGATCCTGCTGCCGCTGGGCGTGCTGGTGGAACGGTCGTTCGGTGCGTCCGGGTCCGTGTTGGGCTACTACGAGGCGTTGACCAGCGACGACAGCGGGATCTTCCTGGTCGCGCCGATCGAGGCGGTCGGCAACTCCCTCTCCTACGCCCTCGCGGCGACCGCCATCGCCCTCCTGATCGGTGGTCTCGCCGCGGCGGCCCTGACCCGGCGGGCCGGCCGTCTCGTCCGGGGTTTCGACGCGCTGCTCATGCTGCCGCTCGGCGTCTCCGCGGTGACCGTCGGCTTCGGATTCCTGATCACGCTGGACGAGCCGCCGTTGGACCTGCGCGGTTCCTGGCTCCTGGTGCCGCTGGCCCAGGCCCTGGTCGGCGTCCCCTTCGTCGTACGGACCATGCTGCCCGTGCTGCGGGCGGTGGACGAGCGACTGCGGGAGGCGGCGGCCGTGCTGGGGGCGTCGCCGTGGCGGGTGTGGCGCGAGGTCGATCTGCCGATGGTGCGGCGGGCGCTGCTGATCGCGGCCGGGTTCGCCTTCGCGGTGTCGCTCGGGGAGTTCGGGGCGACCGTGTTCATCGCACGGGCCGACAACCCCACGCTGCCGGTGGCCGTGGCGCGGTTGCTCGGGCGGCCGGGGGAGATCAACTACGGCCAGGCGATGGCCCTTTCGACGATTCTCATGGTGGTGTGCGCCGTGGCCCTGCTGGTGCTGGAGCGCCTGCGTACCGATCGCTCGGGGGAGTTCTAGATGGTGGCGAAGAGGGTGTCGAAGACGCTGCTGAGGCTTGCGGATGCGACCGTACGGTTCCGTGGGCGGCCCGCGCTCGACGCGGTCGATCTGGAGGTCGCCGAGCATGAGATCGTCTGCGTGCTGGGGCCGAGCGGCAGCGGCAAGTCCACGCTGCTGCGGGCGGTCGCCGGGCTCCAACCCCTCGACAGCGGGCGGGTGTTGCTCGACGGACGGGACAACACCGCGGTGCCCGCGCACAAGCGGGACGTCGGCCTGATGTTCCAGGACCATCAGCTGTTCCCGCAGCGGGACGTGGGTGGCAACGTCGCCTTCGGCCTGCGGATGCACGGCGCCTCGAAGGCCGAACAGGGCGTACGGGTCGGGGAGTTGCTGGAGCTGGTCGGACTGCCGGGGGCGGCGCGCCGGGCCGTCGCGGCGCTCTCCGGCGGCGAGCAGCAGCGGGTCGCGCTGGCCCGGGCCCTCGCCCCGCGCCCCCGGCTGCTCATGCTCGACGAGCCCCTCGGCCAGCTGGACCGCTCGCTGCGGGAGCGGCTCGTCGTCGAACTCCGGGAGCTGTTCGGCGAGTTGGGGACGACCGTGCTCGCGGTCACACACGACCAGGGCGAGGCGTTCGCGCTGGCCGACCGGGTCGTGGTGATGCGCGACGGGCGGATCGCCCAGTCCGGTACGCCGCTTGAGGTGTGGCAACGACCGGCGGACGAGTTCGTGGCGCGCTTCCTCGGCTTCGACAACGTGGTCGACGCGACCGTGACCGGGCAGGCCGCCGACAC
Protein-coding sequences here:
- the rlmN gene encoding 23S rRNA (adenine(2503)-C(2))-methyltransferase RlmN; the encoded protein is MPKPGELTFVAPRGAKKPPRHLADLSPAERKDAVAAIGEKPFRAKQLSQHYFARYAHAPEQWTDIPAGARTKLQEALLPELMTVVRHLSTDQETTRKTLWRLFDGTLVESVLMRYPDRVTMCISSQAGCGMNCPFCATGQAGLDRNLSTAEIVHQIVDGMRALRDGEIPGGPARLSNIVFMGMGEPLANYNRVVGAIRRLTDPEPDGLGLSQRGITVSTVGLVPAIHRFADEGFKCRLAISLHAPDDELRDTLVPVNTRWKVREVLDAGWEYAAKSGRRLSIEYALIRDINDQAWRGDRLGRLLKSKPVHVNLIPLNPTPGSKWTASRPEDEKAFVEAIAAHGVTVTVRDTRGQEIDGACGQLAATER
- a CDS encoding phosphatidate cytidylyltransferase; this encodes MNDSSWGAPPQAGYWAPTDRGPVQAHAPAGPAYDAPEARHPMQTQPMPIVPDVPAHGGNQDDDRGAARPAGPLFRDETPSAHPYGELPQKSEPMHDAPQPTPQKKSAGRDLSAAIGVGVGLGAVIVASLFIVKAVFVGVIAVAVVVGLWELTSRLQERKGIKAPLVPLAVGGAAMVVAGYVRGPEGAWVAMALTALAVLLWRMTEPPENYLKDVTAGVFAAFYVPFLATFVALMLTADDGPQRVLVFLVLTVVSDTGAYAVGWRFGTHKLAPRISPGKTREGLLGAIAFAMVAGALLMQFVIHDGTWWQGLLLGFAVAASATLGDLGESMIKRDLGIKDMGTLLPGHGGIMDRLDSLLPTAPVVWLLLVLFVGSG
- a CDS encoding ABC transporter ATP-binding protein, with amino-acid sequence MVAKRVSKTLLRLADATVRFRGRPALDAVDLEVAEHEIVCVLGPSGSGKSTLLRAVAGLQPLDSGRVLLDGRDNTAVPAHKRDVGLMFQDHQLFPQRDVGGNVAFGLRMHGASKAEQGVRVGELLELVGLPGAARRAVAALSGGEQQRVALARALAPRPRLLMLDEPLGQLDRSLRERLVVELRELFGELGTTVLAVTHDQGEAFALADRVVVMRDGRIAQSGTPLEVWQRPADEFVARFLGFDNVVDATVTGQAADTPWGKVPVPEGSPQGPGALLVRPAGVRLVDTAAGLRCTVAARTFRGTHVAVNLQPEGAPRLEAACALREAPAPGDEVGVAFDAAEIVVLGDGPAA
- a CDS encoding thiamine ABC transporter substrate-binding protein is translated as MSIRTFVAAAVGLGLVTLSACGSSSDDTGSGGGGSKTVTVVSHGSFSYSKAVMTAFEKESGYKVKVLESGDAGQAVNQAILTKDNPQGDVFFGVDNTLLSRALDNGLFQPYEAKGLDKVGAEYQLDKDEHRVTPVDYGDICVNYDKAYFSKNKIEPPQNFDDLIKPEYKNLLVTENASTSSPGLGFVLGTAAQYGDDGWENYWEKLKANGVKVVDGWEQAYRQEFSGSTDGKKAGGDRPLVVSYASSPPAEVIYADPRPKAAPTGVATGTCFRQIEFAGLLSNARNAEGGKAFIDFLISKEFQEDMPLNMFVYPVVEGASVPAEFTEYGPAAKDPETMAPQKIAENRDQWVKSWNSLVLK
- the frr gene encoding ribosome recycling factor — protein: MIEETLLEAEEKMEKAVVVAKDDFAAIRTGRAHPAMFNKIVADYYGALTPINQLASFSVPEPRMAVVTPFDKTALRNIEQAIRDSDLGVNPSNDGNIIRVVFPELTEERRRDYIKVAKTKGEDAKVSIRSVRRKAKDAIDKLVKDGEVGEDEGRRAEKELDDTTAKYVAQVDELLKHKEAELLEV
- a CDS encoding ABC transporter permease — encoded protein: MVLPVAFFGVFFAYPVASIVERGLHVDGAWQFGRIGEVLGDAGIRHVLWFTTWQALVSTALTLLIALPGAYVFARFDFRGKEILRAVVTVPFVLPTVVVGTAFLALVGRGGLFDELWGVRLDTTVWAILLAHVFFNYAVVVRTVGGLWAQLDPRQEEAARMLGASRSRAWRTVTLPALAPAVAAAALMVFLFTFTSFGVVQILGGPTFSTLEVEIYRQTSEIFDLATAAVLTLVQFVAVGLILVVHAWTVRRRETALRLVDASLTARRPRGAGQWALLAGVLLTVVVLILLPLGVLVERSFGASGSVLGYYEALTSDDSGIFLVAPIEAVGNSLSYALAATAIALLIGGLAAAALTRRAGRLVRGFDALLMLPLGVSAVTVGFGFLITLDEPPLDLRGSWLLVPLAQALVGVPFVVRTMLPVLRAVDERLREAAAVLGASPWRVWREVDLPMVRRALLIAAGFAFAVSLGEFGATVFIARADNPTLPVAVARLLGRPGEINYGQAMALSTILMVVCAVALLVLERLRTDRSGEF
- a CDS encoding SRPBCC family protein, coding for MSDFRESIDIDCRPEDAWAYITEFSHLPEWQESAVSTEQLDAEPVGVGSRLRITRHIGRRDIPMTMQLTEYEPPRVWGMQGIDGPVRGHVHGEITPLDEGRRSRVTIEVGFDGKGIGKALVPLVVRPQIRKELPRNEQHLKDRLEHPVP
- the pyrH gene encoding UMP kinase, encoding MTTKPEKSDDGKVRGRYLLKLSGEAFSGGGGLGVDPDVVHAIAREIAAVVRDGAEIAVVIGGGNFFRGAELQQRGMDRARSDYMGMLGTVMNCLALQDFLEKEGIDSRVQTAITMGQVAEPYIPLRAVRHLQKGRVVIFGAGMGMPYFSTDTTAAQRALEIDAEALLMGKNGVDGVYDSDPKTNPDAVKFDSLGYGEVITRELKVADATAITLCRDNKLPILVFELLKEGNIARAVKGEKIGTLVGDQGSRA